Proteins encoded in a region of the Coregonus clupeaformis isolate EN_2021a chromosome 9, ASM2061545v1, whole genome shotgun sequence genome:
- the LOC121574033 gene encoding protein sprouty homolog 4-like, translated as MRDTTAQMESRVPHHIPGVSSSIISQTLLDSSVPYGRLQHPLTIFPIDQMKSSHMENDYIDSPAVVSQQPPSQKVAKRGPNEPLLGAPQLARCDPNDATTHPWISFSGRPSSISSSSSTSSDQRLLDHAAPTPVVDHSSTVVTTRTPCCEPKVLTSKPLDLKAAAQGAMAADKKHMLLCETCGKCRCTECTLPRTLPSCWVCNQECLCSVQSLVDSATCMCLVKGIFYHCTEDEDDEGSCADRPCSCHQSNCCARWSFMAAMSLVLPCMVCYLPAMGCVKLLQKCYDKTSRPGCRCKNSQQACKSMEAKAGGQEKQAS; from the coding sequence ATGAGGGACACAACTGCACAGATGGAGTCAAGGGTTCCCCACCACATCCCCGGAGTGTCTTCTTCCATCATATCCCAGACGTTGCTGGACAGTAGTGTCCCCTATGGAAGGCTACAGCACCCACTCACCATCTTCCCTATCGACCAGATGAAGTCCTCTCACATGGAGAACGACTATATTGACAGTCCAGCTGTGGTCTCCCAGCAACCCCCCAGCCAGAAGGTTGCCAAAAGGGGGCCCAACGAGCCACTGCTAGGGGCCCCTCAGCTGGCGCGCTGCGACCCCAACGACGCCACCACGCACCCCTGGATCTCCTTCAGCGGGCGGCCCAGCTCCatcagcagtagcagcagcacctCGTCAGACCAGAGGTTGCTGGACCACGCAGCCCCTACCCCCGTGGTGGACCACAGCTCCACAgtagtcaccaccaggaccccctgtTGCGAGCCCAAGGTGCTCACCTCCAAGCCTCTGGACCTAAAGGCTGCTGCCCAGGGGGCCATGGCGGCGGACAAGAAGCACATGCTGCTGTGTGAGACATGTGGGAAGTGCCGCTGCACAGAGTGCACCCTGCCCCGGACCCTGCCTTCCTGCTGGGTGTGCAACCAGGAGTGCCTGTGCTCGGTGCAGAGCCTGGTGGACTCGGCCACCTGCATGTGCCTGGTCAAGGGCATTTTCTACCATTGCACCGAGGATGAGGACGATGAGGGCTCTTGCGCCGACCGCCCATGCTCCTGCCACCAGTCTAACTGCTGCGCACGCTGGTCCTTCATGGCAGCCATGTCCCTGGTGCTGCCCTGTATGGTGTGCTACCTGCCCGCCATGGGCTGTGTCAAACTGTTGCAGAAGTGCTACGATAAAACCAGCCGCCCGGGCTGCCGCTGCAAGAACTCCCAGCAGGCCTGTAAGAGCATGGAGGCCAAGGCTGGAGGCCAGGAGAAACAGGCCTCATGA